A stretch of Stenotrophomonas indicatrix DNA encodes these proteins:
- a CDS encoding nucleotide pyrophosphohydrolase: MDLEKIQSIIRDFRDERDWKQFHNPKNMAISISLEAAELLEHFQWRTPDESMAHAKSAKDEIALEMADIAIYLIEMADDIGIDLEGAILAKLELNRKKYPADKARGNAKKYTELDQ; the protein is encoded by the coding sequence ATGGACTTAGAGAAGATTCAATCGATCATCCGCGACTTCAGGGATGAACGGGACTGGAAGCAGTTCCACAATCCCAAGAACATGGCGATATCAATTTCACTGGAGGCTGCAGAACTCCTAGAACACTTCCAGTGGAGGACGCCTGACGAGAGCATGGCGCACGCAAAATCGGCAAAGGACGAGATCGCACTGGAGATGGCTGACATCGCGATCTACCTCATAGAGATGGCTGATGACATTGGCATTGACTTGGAAGGGGCGATTCTGGCCAAGCTTGAGCTGAATCGTAAGAAGTACCCAGCGGACAAAGCGCGTGGGAACGCGAAGAAGTACACGGAGTTGGATCAATGA
- a CDS encoding Ohr family peroxiredoxin, with protein MTGLKPPPHTVLDKYHGDEVRPLYTGRVRVSGGVAQHGRASGVVRSDDGALSVDLRLPAELGGPGGGTNPEQLLAAGYAGCFHGAMVLVAARAGMELVEPSIEVAVTFARDPVDGLYLLSAEIVVCLPGMDPIRAAELVRNTERVCPYAKMFHRGISHVVRVAVD; from the coding sequence ATGACCGGGCTGAAACCACCTCCGCACACGGTGCTCGACAAGTACCACGGTGATGAGGTGCGCCCGCTGTACACCGGACGGGTGCGGGTCAGTGGTGGCGTGGCACAGCATGGCCGCGCGTCGGGCGTGGTGCGGTCCGATGATGGTGCGCTGTCAGTGGACCTGCGGTTGCCTGCTGAGCTGGGTGGACCCGGTGGCGGTACCAATCCCGAGCAGTTGCTGGCGGCGGGCTACGCCGGCTGCTTCCACGGTGCGATGGTGCTGGTGGCTGCGCGTGCGGGGATGGAACTGGTCGAGCCGAGCATCGAGGTAGCGGTGACGTTCGCGCGAGATCCCGTGGACGGCCTGTACCTGTTGTCGGCCGAGATCGTGGTGTGCCTGCCTGGCATGGACCCGATACGTGCAGCCGAACTGGTGCGCAACACCGAGCGGGTCTGTCCGTACGCGAAGATGTTCCATCGGGGCATCAGCCACGTGGTGCGGGTAGCGGTTGACTAG
- a CDS encoding winged helix-turn-helix transcriptional regulator, whose protein sequence is MRKAYTPETAAADVASALALLEGRWKLLILFHLFDGKVQRYSDLERLIPGISQKMLAQQLRALEADGIVLRTVYPQVPPKVEYRLSAWGQALCPALDALLLWQEQKPAAGEPSA, encoded by the coding sequence ATGAGAAAGGCCTATACCCCTGAGACCGCCGCTGCAGACGTGGCCAGTGCACTCGCACTGCTGGAAGGCCGCTGGAAGCTGTTGATCCTCTTCCACCTGTTCGACGGCAAGGTGCAGCGCTATTCCGACCTGGAGCGGCTCATCCCCGGCATCTCGCAGAAGATGCTGGCGCAGCAGCTGCGTGCACTGGAAGCCGACGGCATCGTGCTGCGCACGGTGTATCCGCAGGTGCCACCGAAAGTGGAGTATCGACTGAGCGCGTGGGGGCAGGCACTGTGCCCGGCACTGGACGCGCTGCTGCTGTGGCAGGAGCAGAAACCAGCGGCAGGCGAGCCATCGGCATGA
- a CDS encoding RNA polymerase sigma-70 factor, producing MDDPTALFTRLRPRLFGVAYRMLGSSHEAEDVVQDVWLRWHGANQQDIENAEAWLVATTTRRAIDGLRLARRTREHYVGMWLPEPLLTEDTGTPEYMLETASDLSVAFLNVLERLAPDARAAFLLHDVFDQDYDVVARTLDKTEAACRQIVHRARLQLRQERPRYNVPQDVHQKLMRRFAEAIANGDFRTMKTLMAESAVLIGDGGGIVTSFPKPMVGGARIAQLLYAPHLRRKDQLRMVPSMINGRLGLLRYFDDVLESAMAFDTNGEQIVQILVQRNPHKLQGLNQPTLIQ from the coding sequence ATGGACGACCCCACCGCACTGTTCACCCGACTACGCCCGCGCCTGTTCGGCGTGGCCTACCGCATGCTCGGCTCCTCGCACGAGGCCGAGGACGTGGTGCAGGATGTCTGGCTGCGCTGGCATGGCGCCAACCAGCAGGACATCGAGAACGCCGAAGCATGGCTGGTGGCCACCACCACCCGCCGCGCCATCGATGGCCTGCGCCTGGCCCGGCGCACGCGCGAGCACTATGTCGGCATGTGGCTGCCCGAGCCGCTGCTCACCGAAGACACCGGCACACCCGAGTACATGCTGGAAACGGCCAGTGATCTGTCGGTGGCCTTCCTCAACGTGCTGGAGCGGCTGGCCCCGGACGCGCGTGCCGCGTTCCTGCTGCACGATGTGTTCGACCAGGATTACGACGTGGTGGCACGCACGCTGGACAAGACCGAAGCCGCCTGCCGGCAGATCGTGCACCGCGCACGCCTGCAGCTGCGGCAGGAGCGACCGCGCTACAACGTGCCGCAGGACGTGCACCAGAAACTGATGCGGCGTTTCGCAGAGGCCATCGCCAATGGCGACTTCAGGACGATGAAAACCCTGATGGCCGAATCGGCCGTGCTGATCGGCGATGGCGGCGGCATCGTCACCAGCTTCCCGAAACCGATGGTCGGCGGCGCACGCATCGCACAGCTGCTGTACGCCCCGCACCTGCGGCGCAAGGACCAGCTGCGCATGGTGCCGAGCATGATCAATGGACGACTGGGGCTGCTGCGTTACTTCGACGACGTGCTGGAATCGGCAATGGCCTTCGATACCAACGGCGAGCAGATCGTGCAGATCCTGGTGCAGCGCAACCCGCACAAGCTGCAGGGCCTGAACCAGCCAACCTTGATCCAGTAG
- a CDS encoding glutathione S-transferase family protein, whose translation MTPILTAFKHSPDRGQGLARDMRVRWALEELGLAYDVHLLTFEEMKQPAHLARHPFGQIPTYEDGNVVLFESGAILLHLAEQRPGLLPADAGARMRAITWMFAALNTVEPPIVERSMAWVLEREQPWYAQRLVMLDERVRRRLSQLSARLGDAPWLDGDFSAGDLLMVSVLLRLQSSGIVGEYPDLAAYVDRATARPAYQRAFAAQLAVFQNL comes from the coding sequence ATGACGCCGATCCTGACCGCATTCAAGCATTCCCCGGACCGTGGCCAGGGGCTGGCCCGCGACATGCGCGTGCGCTGGGCGTTGGAAGAGCTGGGCCTCGCCTACGACGTCCATCTGCTCACCTTCGAGGAGATGAAGCAGCCGGCGCACCTGGCGCGGCATCCGTTCGGTCAGATTCCCACCTATGAGGATGGCAACGTAGTGCTGTTTGAATCAGGCGCGATCCTGCTGCACCTGGCCGAACAGCGCCCCGGGTTGCTGCCCGCCGATGCCGGTGCGCGCATGCGTGCGATCACCTGGATGTTCGCCGCGCTGAACACTGTGGAGCCGCCGATCGTCGAACGCTCCATGGCGTGGGTGCTGGAACGCGAACAGCCCTGGTACGCGCAACGACTGGTGATGCTGGACGAGCGCGTGCGCAGGCGGCTGAGCCAGCTGTCCGCCCGGCTGGGCGATGCACCATGGCTGGACGGAGACTTCAGCGCCGGCGATCTGCTGATGGTGTCGGTGCTGCTGCGGCTGCAGAGCAGCGGCATCGTCGGCGAGTATCCAGACCTTGCTGCCTACGTTGACCGCGCGACCGCGCGGCCGGCCTACCAGCGTGCCTTCGCCGCGCAGCTGGCGGTGTTCCAGAACCTGTAG
- a CDS encoding cupin domain-containing protein, producing MRSLRSLALLALLPLTSIAATPPPTAPEPIVREVMTRPLPEQPGKEALILTVQYPPGGADPVHRHDAHGFVYVLQGRIVMGVAGGREVTLGPGEAFHEGPDDLHTVGRNASQTEPATFVVFLIKDIGKPAVLPPR from the coding sequence ATGCGTTCTCTCCGTTCCCTGGCGCTGCTGGCCCTGCTGCCGTTGACCAGCATCGCCGCCACGCCGCCGCCCACCGCGCCCGAGCCCATCGTGCGCGAGGTCATGACCCGTCCGTTGCCGGAACAGCCGGGCAAGGAAGCACTGATCCTGACGGTGCAGTACCCACCCGGCGGCGCCGATCCCGTGCACCGGCACGACGCCCACGGCTTCGTCTATGTGCTGCAGGGCCGCATCGTGATGGGCGTGGCCGGTGGCCGCGAGGTTACCCTCGGCCCGGGGGAGGCTTTCCATGAGGGCCCGGACGATCTGCATACCGTCGGCCGCAATGCCAGCCAGACCGAACCGGCGACATTCGTCGTGTTCCTGATCAAGGACATCGGCAAGCCGGCGGTACTGCCACCACGCTGA
- a CDS encoding prolyl oligopeptidase family serine peptidase, whose protein sequence is MPKLSALAVFLALAVCAPTAHAEEQDSASTIAFKSISPVLNALINADDAQDLMERAEEDDATLLQSLALYLAATREDPTLAQAPYHAAALFARRGDDALAERYLRQADERGMWFAPALADNDDFEHLRGTPFFKQVLANTQARYAKVSVGKVGAISVLAPSKGVAMPACAPVLVWLHGYGINGYLDSSEQPLADAGVVLLGINGTEMRESFDSFSWTGPYEGTHKVVQAGLEQLAARQCIDRKQVYLMGFSQGSQHAGALLAQHPDDYAGALLVSPGGWRQPVPTQSSAHGKRVFVINGEQEGPANQKMSADFRALFSDGNELRSRTHEGGHFYPDDWKTSFPQAIRWLMGKGG, encoded by the coding sequence ATGCCGAAGCTGTCTGCTCTTGCTGTTTTCCTGGCGCTCGCTGTCTGCGCGCCAACCGCACACGCCGAGGAACAGGACAGCGCCTCGACCATCGCGTTCAAGTCGATCAGCCCGGTGCTGAATGCCCTGATCAATGCCGACGATGCGCAGGACCTGATGGAGCGGGCCGAGGAAGACGACGCCACGCTGCTGCAGTCGCTGGCGCTCTATCTGGCCGCAACCCGCGAAGACCCCACGTTGGCGCAGGCGCCGTACCACGCAGCGGCATTGTTCGCACGCCGCGGTGACGATGCGCTGGCCGAGCGCTATCTGCGCCAAGCCGATGAGCGTGGCATGTGGTTCGCGCCCGCGCTGGCCGACAACGATGACTTCGAGCACCTGCGCGGAACGCCGTTCTTCAAGCAGGTGCTGGCCAATACACAGGCACGCTACGCGAAGGTATCGGTCGGCAAGGTGGGCGCCATCTCGGTGCTGGCCCCTTCGAAGGGGGTTGCGATGCCGGCCTGTGCGCCGGTGCTGGTGTGGCTGCACGGCTACGGCATCAATGGCTACCTGGACAGCAGCGAGCAGCCGCTGGCCGATGCTGGTGTGGTGTTGCTGGGCATCAACGGTACGGAGATGCGCGAGTCGTTCGACAGCTTCAGCTGGACCGGCCCGTATGAGGGCACGCACAAGGTGGTGCAGGCGGGGCTGGAGCAACTGGCCGCGCGCCAGTGCATCGACCGCAAGCAGGTGTACCTGATGGGCTTCTCGCAGGGCTCGCAGCATGCCGGCGCGCTGCTGGCGCAGCATCCGGATGACTATGCCGGCGCATTGCTGGTGTCGCCGGGTGGCTGGCGCCAGCCGGTGCCCACGCAGAGCAGCGCGCACGGCAAGCGGGTGTTCGTCATCAACGGCGAGCAGGAAGGGCCGGCGAACCAGAAGATGAGCGCGGATTTCCGCGCCCTTTTCAGCGATGGCAACGAGCTCCGGTCGCGTACCCATGAGGGTGGCCATTTCTATCCGGACGACTGGAAGACCTCGTTCCCACAGGCCATCCGCTGGCTGATGGGCAAGGGCGGCTGA
- a CDS encoding sigma factor-like helix-turn-helix DNA-binding protein: MDTSSAPNRAAACPASERVWQAFLAALHELPPDMRAVLLLHDVLGAGFEDIAPLLGLELPACRQRLAHARAHLLARRDFQEPGTP; the protein is encoded by the coding sequence ATGGACACCTCATCCGCCCCGAACCGCGCAGCAGCCTGCCCCGCCAGTGAGCGGGTCTGGCAGGCCTTCCTTGCCGCATTGCACGAACTGCCACCGGACATGCGGGCCGTGCTGTTGCTGCATGACGTGCTGGGCGCGGGCTTTGAGGACATCGCGCCACTGCTGGGGCTGGAGCTGCCGGCATGCCGCCAGCGACTGGCCCATGCACGCGCCCACCTGCTTGCCCGACGCGACTTCCAGGAGCCCGGAACACCATGA
- a CDS encoding nuclear transport factor 2 family protein, whose protein sequence is MSIDLPAPLSRYFLLANGEPGTHVEQCFAAGATVGDERQQHRGHTAIAAWVAQTRAAYQQHVVPLQLHVQDGRHIVSAEVSGTFPGSPVVLTHAFTLEGDGIVALDIH, encoded by the coding sequence ATGTCGATCGATCTTCCCGCGCCGTTGTCCCGCTATTTCCTGCTGGCCAATGGCGAGCCCGGAACCCACGTAGAGCAGTGCTTTGCCGCAGGCGCGACGGTGGGCGATGAGCGCCAGCAACACCGGGGACACACGGCGATTGCCGCCTGGGTGGCGCAGACGCGTGCGGCCTACCAGCAACACGTGGTCCCCCTGCAGCTGCACGTGCAGGACGGTCGCCACATCGTGTCTGCGGAGGTCAGTGGCACGTTTCCGGGCAGCCCGGTGGTGCTGACACACGCGTTCACCCTGGAAGGGGATGGCATCGTCGCGCTGGACATCCACTGA
- a CDS encoding DUF5681 domain-containing protein codes for MAFKPGQSGKPNGRPKVDFEVRQLAREYGQEAIEKLVAIMARD; via the coding sequence ATGGCATTCAAGCCAGGACAATCGGGCAAGCCGAACGGCCGGCCCAAAGTGGATTTTGAGGTGCGTCAGTTGGCGCGAGAGTACGGCCAGGAAGCCATTGAGAAGCTCGTGGCTATCATGGCGAGAGACTAA
- a CDS encoding LysR family transcriptional regulator, translating into MNVMPQSCLASDGRDSLTASFSASYAGVLAFIAVAAEGSFARAGDRLGIGRSAVSRSVQKLEGQLGVRLFLRTTRSTTLTREGELFLEGCSPGVASILQALDEMRDLREGPPRGHLRISATHGFGRRVIAPLLSAFRAEYPEVSVELLLDEQAPDLAADRIDVAFRDGVLEDSQVIAKQLVPMQLVVCASPAYVQAHGLADTIEALSSHACIGRRLPGGRLQRWDFRVDGQDVNLQPPAEVVFNDADLVLQAVIDGLGIAQLPSYQVSDALRAGAVVTCLDRYAPHDRGHYLCYLSRRQLPKRIRAFIDFSTQRIRALDLDVFSHWEARQQAAAQRDAAPAWA; encoded by the coding sequence ATGAATGTCATGCCGCAGTCCTGTCTGGCCAGCGACGGCCGCGATTCCCTCACTGCGTCCTTCTCCGCCAGCTATGCCGGGGTTCTGGCATTCATCGCGGTAGCCGCCGAGGGCAGCTTCGCCCGCGCCGGTGATCGCCTCGGCATCGGTCGTTCGGCCGTCAGCCGCAGCGTGCAGAAGCTGGAGGGACAACTGGGCGTGCGCCTGTTCCTGCGCACCACGCGCTCGACAACACTCACCCGCGAAGGCGAGCTGTTCCTGGAGGGCTGCAGCCCTGGCGTTGCCAGCATCCTGCAGGCGCTGGACGAAATGCGCGACCTGCGCGAGGGACCGCCGCGCGGGCATCTGCGGATCAGTGCGACCCATGGCTTCGGACGCCGGGTGATCGCGCCGCTGCTGTCTGCGTTCCGCGCGGAGTATCCAGAGGTCTCTGTGGAGCTGCTGCTGGACGAGCAGGCACCGGACCTGGCCGCCGATCGCATCGATGTGGCGTTCCGCGATGGCGTGCTGGAAGACAGCCAGGTGATCGCCAAGCAGCTGGTGCCGATGCAGCTGGTGGTCTGTGCATCGCCCGCGTATGTGCAGGCACATGGCCTGGCAGACACCATCGAAGCGTTGTCCAGCCATGCCTGCATCGGTCGACGCCTTCCCGGTGGGCGCCTGCAGCGCTGGGACTTCCGTGTGGACGGCCAGGATGTGAATCTGCAGCCGCCGGCGGAGGTGGTGTTCAATGATGCCGATCTTGTACTGCAGGCAGTGATCGACGGATTGGGGATCGCCCAGCTGCCCAGCTACCAGGTAAGTGATGCGTTGCGCGCAGGCGCTGTAGTGACCTGCCTGGACCGCTACGCGCCGCACGATCGTGGCCATTACCTGTGCTATCTAAGCCGACGCCAGCTGCCCAAGCGGATCCGCGCGTTCATCGATTTCAGCACCCAGCGCATACGCGCGCTGGATCTGGATGTGTTCTCGCACTGGGAAGCGCGGCAGCAGGCGGCAGCGCAGCGCGATGCGGCCCCGGCCTGGGCATGA
- a CDS encoding alpha/beta fold hydrolase, translated as MNTVTRTLAATALALSMQAGLSAQAAAPAHPSAPSAVTRTASTITTADGVQLYYKDWGPKNGPVVTFSHGWPLDSDSWESQMMFLADHGYRVVAHDRRGHGRSSQPWDGNDMDHYADDLATVINTLDLKDVTLVGFSTGGGEVARYIGRHGTGRVKKAVLISSVPPFMLKTADNPGGVPIEVFDGIRKAQLENRSQLYKDIPSGPFYGFNRPGAKVNQAMVDAWWAQGMLGGQKNTYDSIAAFSATDFRADLQKFDVPTLVIHGDDDQIVPIDVAGRMSAKLIKGARLIVYPGAPHGLTETHKDKVNQDLLAFLQQK; from the coding sequence ATGAACACCGTTACCCGCACCCTCGCTGCAACTGCCCTGGCCCTGTCGATGCAGGCGGGCCTGTCCGCCCAGGCCGCCGCGCCGGCACACCCGTCCGCACCCAGCGCTGTCACGCGCACCGCCAGCACCATCACCACCGCCGATGGCGTGCAGCTGTACTACAAGGACTGGGGCCCGAAGAACGGGCCGGTGGTGACCTTCAGCCATGGCTGGCCGCTGGATTCGGACAGCTGGGAATCGCAGATGATGTTCCTGGCGGACCACGGATACCGGGTGGTCGCGCACGACCGCCGTGGCCACGGTCGTTCCAGCCAGCCCTGGGATGGCAACGACATGGATCACTATGCCGATGATCTGGCCACGGTGATCAATACGCTGGACCTGAAGGACGTCACGCTGGTGGGCTTCTCCACCGGCGGCGGCGAAGTGGCGCGGTACATCGGTCGCCATGGCACGGGACGGGTGAAGAAGGCCGTGCTGATCAGTTCGGTGCCGCCGTTCATGCTGAAAACCGCAGACAACCCGGGTGGCGTTCCGATCGAAGTGTTCGACGGCATCCGCAAGGCGCAGCTGGAGAACCGCTCGCAGCTGTACAAGGACATTCCGTCCGGGCCGTTCTATGGATTCAACCGACCGGGCGCGAAGGTCAACCAGGCGATGGTCGATGCATGGTGGGCGCAGGGCATGCTGGGTGGACAGAAGAACACCTACGACTCGATCGCCGCGTTCTCGGCGACCGACTTCCGCGCTGACCTGCAGAAGTTCGATGTGCCGACCCTGGTGATCCACGGCGACGATGATCAGATCGTGCCGATCGACGTGGCGGGACGGATGTCGGCCAAGCTGATCAAGGGCGCCAGGCTGATCGTCTACCCGGGTGCGCCGCATGGTCTGACCGAGACCCACAAGGACAAGGTCAACCAGGACCTGCTGGCCTTCCTGCAGCAGAAGTAG
- a CDS encoding helix-turn-helix domain-containing protein: MTLAQAAELCACHPRTLRRAINDGQLTAMRLGQGAKSDRIHAADLEAWWQRSRYVPPPMPVLPKVSFTKPLTSSAEERIAELLATKRTKSADRTATVRRKRK; this comes from the coding sequence ATGACGCTCGCGCAGGCAGCTGAGCTTTGTGCATGCCATCCTCGAACCCTTCGCAGGGCGATCAACGATGGCCAGCTCACCGCGATGCGTCTGGGGCAGGGCGCGAAATCGGATCGAATTCATGCCGCCGATCTAGAGGCATGGTGGCAGCGGTCGCGGTACGTGCCCCCACCCATGCCGGTCCTCCCGAAAGTATCTTTCACCAAGCCACTCACATCATCTGCTGAGGAGCGGATTGCAGAACTACTGGCAACGAAGCGAACCAAGTCCGCTGACAGGACGGCGACTGTGCGTCGAAAAAGGAAGTAG
- a CDS encoding MBL fold metallo-hydrolase codes for MFSLENTIAPAAPALDELVPSRYALKVGDIDVLVVSDGVLPLPTQMLGHNVQASERAEWFDEMYLPQDAFDWALNVMVVHSGERTILIDAGLGMDPDLQLPRAGQLIRRLGAAGIDLREITDVVITHMHMDHIGGLLVDGVKAQLRPDLKIHVAASEVAFWKSPDFTRTNMPQGFPDALRATATHFWAEYGSFVHTFEDEHEIAPGVVARRTGGHTPGHCVVRVASGGQALTFAGDAVFAVGFDQPNWHNGFEHDPEEAARVRIELLNALAGTGEMLVATHLPFPSVGRVSREGEAFRWVPAFWDF; via the coding sequence ATGTTCAGCCTGGAAAACACCATTGCCCCTGCCGCGCCCGCGCTCGACGAGCTTGTTCCCTCGCGCTACGCCCTGAAAGTCGGTGATATCGATGTGCTGGTGGTCAGCGACGGCGTGCTGCCGCTGCCGACGCAGATGCTCGGCCACAACGTGCAGGCGTCCGAGCGCGCCGAATGGTTCGACGAGATGTACCTGCCACAGGATGCGTTCGACTGGGCGTTGAACGTGATGGTGGTGCACAGCGGTGAGCGCACCATCCTGATCGACGCCGGCCTGGGCATGGACCCGGACCTGCAGCTGCCGCGCGCCGGCCAGTTGATCCGCCGCCTCGGCGCTGCCGGTATCGACCTGCGCGAGATCACCGACGTGGTGATCACCCACATGCACATGGACCACATCGGTGGCCTGCTGGTGGACGGAGTGAAAGCACAGCTGCGGCCGGACCTGAAGATCCACGTTGCGGCGTCGGAAGTGGCGTTCTGGAAGTCGCCCGACTTCACCCGCACGAACATGCCGCAGGGATTCCCGGACGCGCTTCGCGCAACGGCCACGCATTTCTGGGCCGAGTACGGCAGTTTCGTGCACACCTTCGAGGATGAGCATGAGATCGCACCGGGCGTAGTCGCGCGCCGCACCGGCGGCCACACGCCGGGCCACTGCGTGGTGCGCGTTGCTTCGGGGGGCCAGGCGCTGACCTTTGCTGGCGATGCCGTGTTCGCCGTCGGTTTTGATCAACCGAACTGGCACAACGGTTTCGAGCACGACCCGGAGGAAGCAGCGCGGGTGCGCATCGAACTGCTCAATGCGCTGGCCGGCACCGGCGAGATGCTGGTGGCCACGCACCTGCCGTTCCCGTCGGTGGGCCGGGTGTCCCGCGAGGGCGAGGCGTTCCGCTGGGTGCCGGCGTTCTGGGATTTTTGA
- a CDS encoding SDR family oxidoreductase, which translates to MKILVIGGTGRIGSKVVDRLHAAGHDVVVAAPSTGIDVLSGEGLAAAMAGTEVVVDLANSPSFEDAAVLSFFVTAGHNILAAAAQAGVRHHVALSVVGTDKLAASGYFRGKIAQERLIRDSGLAFTIIHSTQFFEFLPGIIQAAGDGQTLQLPTAAVQPIAAEDVADAVARIAQQAPANGVVEIAGPERESMAVLAQRFLQATGDAREVVGDAQARYFGAQLQQDTLVPVGQAWLGTIGFERWLQQSGLAQGQPA; encoded by the coding sequence ATGAAGATCCTCGTCATCGGTGGCACCGGCCGCATCGGCAGCAAGGTGGTCGATCGCCTGCATGCGGCCGGCCACGACGTCGTCGTCGCTGCACCCTCCACCGGTATCGATGTGCTGAGCGGCGAGGGCCTGGCCGCTGCGATGGCGGGCACCGAGGTAGTGGTCGACCTGGCCAACTCGCCCTCGTTCGAAGATGCGGCGGTGCTGTCGTTCTTCGTGACTGCCGGCCACAACATCCTGGCGGCCGCGGCGCAGGCAGGCGTACGCCATCATGTCGCGCTGTCGGTGGTGGGTACCGACAAGCTGGCGGCCAGCGGCTATTTCCGCGGCAAGATCGCCCAGGAACGCCTGATCCGCGATTCGGGCCTGGCGTTCACGATCATCCACTCGACGCAGTTCTTCGAGTTCCTGCCGGGCATCATCCAGGCAGCCGGTGACGGCCAGACCCTGCAGCTGCCGACCGCCGCAGTGCAGCCGATCGCCGCCGAGGATGTGGCCGATGCGGTTGCGCGCATCGCGCAGCAGGCACCAGCCAATGGCGTGGTGGAGATCGCCGGCCCGGAACGCGAATCGATGGCGGTGCTGGCGCAGCGCTTCCTGCAGGCAACCGGTGACGCGCGTGAAGTGGTTGGCGATGCCCAGGCGCGCTACTTCGGTGCGCAGCTGCAGCAGGACACGCTGGTGCCGGTGGGCCAGGCATGGCTCGGCACGATCGGCTTCGAACGCTGGTTGCAGCAGTCCGGGCTGGCACAGGGCCAGCCGGCCTGA
- a CDS encoding carboxymuconolactone decarboxylase family protein, translating into MSQRLDYAAQSPELFRKLGTFSHAVHNSSIEAAIIDLVNIRASQLNGCGFCLDMHVKEATIRGERALRLHHVAAWRESNLFSARERACLAWTDALTHLPAQGVADDVYERVRSQLSEQEIVDLTYAVMAINAWNRANVAFRTQPGSLDQAFGLDKAGLA; encoded by the coding sequence ATGAGCCAACGCCTGGACTACGCCGCACAGTCGCCCGAACTCTTCAGGAAGCTCGGCACCTTCTCCCATGCCGTGCACAACAGTTCGATCGAAGCGGCCATCATCGACCTGGTCAACATCCGCGCCTCGCAGCTCAACGGCTGTGGGTTCTGCCTGGACATGCACGTGAAGGAAGCGACGATCCGTGGCGAGCGCGCACTGCGCCTGCACCATGTCGCGGCGTGGCGTGAATCGAACCTGTTCAGTGCGCGCGAACGGGCCTGCCTGGCGTGGACCGACGCACTTACCCACCTGCCTGCGCAGGGGGTTGCGGACGACGTGTATGAGCGCGTGCGTAGTCAGCTGTCCGAACAGGAAATCGTCGATCTGACCTACGCGGTGATGGCGATCAACGCCTGGAACCGCGCCAACGTCGCCTTCCGTACGCAACCCGGCTCGCTGGACCAGGCCTTTGGCCTGGACAAGGCCGGTCTGGCCTGA